From a single Eretmochelys imbricata isolate rEreImb1 chromosome 13, rEreImb1.hap1, whole genome shotgun sequence genomic region:
- the HELZ2 gene encoding 3'-5' exoribonuclease HELZ2, translating into MPAVSGLGPLPLDGLQKRLELCLVCTKCSVRENESTYGRREVEHRCVQEILLARCRSKRSQLWKKVGRRPGFPNPARYAVCRYYSPGLGCNKHRNQCTFASSKEEAMVWNFEREHELERRVLKAMVLQAQIAGSSNGLPSQEVPSTAGEIQSEFGGQFQEICKLCFYQSPQKISSRGLARLCEEHGAWKALLVHVVTDGRRKKQYTAIRPWPEFMSQLSYCMFISRGNPCKHGAQRCNYAHSEVEMAVWEAEQKHGLARSDLLPVLAMFSENGDKPEQPQVQFYCRACLVTFSSQESFENHCSLVEHMQMVLADPMIQWAHRTPPYGLTTFTLCNRGDICEYGERCTKAHSVEELQEWIQRAKAAERNKKSAKRDGLLSYQDRLVAEYKECRNEVFILSEQVDGVMVTCEQPMRVHSEDRKMRYRWKFKVHSQMPLRHVALLKRDPGATFFLAGDGFPRGLTYIRGERLKALPSPPFSCLVEVCMECCTFGVYEQWVVFDFGSRPVLVRKIQAKIGRREFPRHGKEGSRFVNFQRWHSGNRVIVPSVEMTSDEVDLLAKYKAPELSLEFRPGSTTNTPITHLNYRERMHDFLFREEEAEQTLVDKLNLQVTISLTPMLQTLSVGMKCALPGELFAEVPTPCALTPDTNEGYLLSRSVSTAFLAPDPPTDNRVYEVKVDSKAITERSLWLLVPKRCCSELGFQQGTSRKVEIQFQIDRLQFRLWHYAVDQLLDERLILPDVAACSIPHSPTLLLTGNKKQMQAISFITGQATSSRQVPPLLIYGPFGTGKTFTLAMATREIIKQPNTRVLICTHTNSAADIYIREYFHEYVTNGHPGAVPLRIKYTDRSISMTDPVTQLYCCLSPNQRTFRQPTQAEIDRHRVIITTSMLSKNLRVPPGYFTHILIDEAAQMLECEALIPLSYATYETRVVLAGDHMQVTPKLFCLGGEQSADHTLLNRLFQYYQKEKHEVALKSRIIFNENYRSTAGIIEFVSKHFYVSKGNTIRASGNIPPHPELHPLMFCHVPGSTERDMAMTSWYNVSEIMQVIEKVQEMHQKWPDEWGARDLKRICVVSHGMQVNAIRQELRKKYLGEVAVENFENLPGREFRVIIISTVHTKESLLSSASPNMEFFNEARVLNTIMTRAQSQVIVVGDAVALCSYGQCSKVWKRFLQECIEKGSVTPETLTLEQIKQAVSDKQSWIQGSTEQQQLCEEEDDSDMDSWTSELDNANPDDPILQELLDESKNVQVTVSEEGLLNVNSEASAHKNGRLEYVNFSSHTMQEYLRMHPKMYKRCELVKEGFDKASAFAFDESPPLNVQIKGRVRCGMAFTGDQVLVELLQTSAPEGGALRPQGRVVGVLMRAERERTFVCTMDEFDPRVMIPIDRTITKIFVPGLKEKPNVVPIRKLIKGKYQVVSCEKISQEMKRSQLFCVQIISWREGFYYPLGIVTDILPMALTLEEGLKILDLEYGLAKKYPSEVTKELAKITSSKSNPPKENLRDCRGYLTFTVDPPGSKDLDDAISVRDEGSCYEIGIHIADVAGFVPKDSALDMEAKKRGTTYYAPGKEPLCMFPPRISQDLCSLLPQKNRHVISLFVTVEKTTDRMMKRNFAVSTIRSDRQLSYEEAESIIKNHYSGEAKALRFDTLEDCIAVAYHFSRVHRQFRLQEDCYYDRLDEESTPGNRGSHQMIEEFMIMFNSFVAEFLTNKDHTKNVTPLRCQMEPNPQQVAQMKNKYSHIIPLSIHLSHHLGALPAGPAPAGWGEFSLLTPLWEHLESAVDARDVHKMLDLIATDDIHPKLAPIVLEFRRLLSRSYFSRSNSTAQSKAGHYSLHVDSYTWASSPIRRYLDIVVQRHLHSVLCKKPVLYSSEDIEFLCHDFNRKNLRAVTYEKRAHSLQMATRLRCQVLQKIAFVVSVEGVDRFFKALFPLNTESLPDPQLINYRALQLVEQPSFNQERNSMRLTWRRRMYSVVSSKEHTPQSSPLWDRHITLFSAQVWQDLLAAIRKEEFESVIALLWRGQAMGQRQVGRIERSDCSHYVGLFLELSAGDAVQLQLTTVVQRGFLVPSVQLWSVTPGFDVCLEHTEKPINCFSNYATQASKDKYKNPLDYSRVWKPLNAMESASCAVAENDSIVLQDVKITWDKQRNSEGQLQGTFSLTKSFLEECAIDVDFNHCYMCIRLEGLTLSGCRNDEACLSHGLQKLSLSNESTAGGSFVVDPATYTWVAHGLTEECSDNEKLDRNGLKTLNFYIHFMSMETVPAEISRDSARFTVEIIPKMLPDIRKENAIWKLKHASSLAKSIALGQEPPQTAEKKSKLLAQKTFDIPGCLRKLNQSQNKAILDALRKPFTLIQGPPGTGKTVVGVHIVYWFNKLNEERLEKEPSLDDAEKAGKCILYCGPSNKSVDVVAEMLLKMKGNLKPLRVYGEAMESMEFPYPGSSRHFSRKALRDAKPKPELSEIILHHRIRQPPNPLWRKIRDFDTKVKREEQISEEEVKKYKSLLLEARVQELQCHNVILCTCSAASAACLVDNLNVKQILIDECAMSTEPETLIPLVSYMKAEKVVLLGDHKQLRPVVHNDFCKSLGMETSLFERYRDQAQMLDTQYRMQKDICRFPSQEFYMSNLTTCPELKRPTSAFEHRYKSGCPIIFGHIEGKEQSLMVSTEEGNENSRANLEEVEQVVRIAKQLTLDGTIKPVNVAILSPYNAQVSEVNKRLAQEGVRGMTVCTIMKSQGSEWKYVILSTVRSCSRSDIDRNPTKSWQKKYLGFVIDPNQVNVAITRAQEGLCIIGNRYLLESNPLWRRLLEHYKQMECSTSAHDIRVRKKSALR; encoded by the exons ATGCCTGCCGTTAGCGGCCTCGGCCCCCTGCCGCTGGACGGCCTGCAGAAGCGGCTGGAGCTGTGCCTGGTATGCACCAAGTGCAGCGTGAGGGAGAACGAGAGCACCTACGGGCGGAGAGAGGTGGAGCATCGCTGCGTGCAGGAGATCCTCCTGGCCCGGTGCAGAAGCAAGAGGAGCCAGCTATGGAAGAAGGTGGGCAGGAGGCCGGGCTTCCCAAACCCGGCGCGTTACGCGGTCTGCAGATACTACTCCCCAGGCCTAGGGTGCAACAAGCACAGGAACCAGTGCACCTTTGCCAGCAGCAAGGAGGAGGCGATGGTGTGGAACTTCGAGAGAGAGCACGAACTGGAGCGGCGTGTGCTGAAAGCCATGGTGCTCCAGGCACAGATAGCAGGCAGTAGCAATGGCCTCCCAAGCCAGGAAGTGCCCAGCACTGCAGGGGAAATCCAGAGCGAGTTTGGGGGGCAGTTCCAGGAGATCTGCAAACTCTGCTTTTACCAAAGTCCCCAGAAAATATCCTCCAGGGGGCTGGCGAGGCTCTGTGAGGAGCACGGTGCTTGGAAAGCTCTCCTGGTCCATGTGGTCACCGATGGAAGGAGGAAGAAGCAGTACACTGCGATCAGGCCGTGGCCGGAGTTCATGTCGCAGCTCAGTTACTGCATGTTCATCTCCAGAGGCAACCCGTGCAAGCACGGGGCACAGCGGTGCAACTATGCACACAGCGAGGTGGAGATGGCGGTGTGGGAGGCTGAGCAGAAGCATGGCCTGGCACGCTCGGACCTGCTGCCAGTCTTAGCGATGTTCAGCGAGAACGGCGACAAGCCAGAGCAGCCCCAAGTCCAGTTCTACTGCCGGGCCTGCTTGGTGACCTTCAGCTCCCAGGAGAGCTTCGAGAACCACTGCTCCCTGGTGGAGCACATGCAGATGGTTTTGGCTGACCCCATGATCCAGTGGGCTCACCGCACGCCTCCCTATGGGCTGACCACATTCACACTGTGCAATAG AGGGGATATCTGTGAATATGGCGAACGGTGCACCAAGGCCCATTCTGTagaggagctgcaggagtggATCCAGAGAGCGAAGGCTGCCGAGAGGAACAAGAAATCTGCCAAGAGAGACGGGCTCCTCTCCTACCAGGACCGTCTGGTTGCTGAGTACAAGGAGTGCCGCAACGAGGTGTTCATT CTTTCTGAGCAGGTTGATGGTGTCATGGTTACCTGCGAGCAGCCCATGCGGGTGCATTCAGAGGACAGGAAGATGCGATACAGGTGGAAGTTCAAAGTTCACTCCCAG ATGCCTCTGAGGCACGTGGCATTACTGAAGAGAGATCCCGGAGCCACCTTCTTCCTAGCAGGGGACGGGTTCCCGCGGGGCCTCACCTACATCCGGGGGGAGCGGTTAAAGGCTCTGCCATCACCGCCGTTCTCGTGCCTGGTGGAGGTCTGCATGGAGTGCTGCACGTTCGGAGTCTATGAGCAGTGGGTCGTCTTTGACTTCGGCAGCCGCCCCGTCCTGGTGCGGAAAATCCAGGCCAAGATCGGCAGACGGGAGTTCCCCCGGCACGGTAAGGAGGGCAGCCGCTTTGTGAACTTTCAGCGCTGGCACAGTGGCAACCGGGTGATCGTTCCCAGCGTGGAGATGACAAGTGACGAGGTGGACCTGCTAGCCAAGTACAAAGCGCCAGAGCTCTCCCTGGAGTTCCGGCCCGGCAGCACCACGAACACGCCCATCACCCACCTCAACTACAGGGAGAGGATGCATGACTTCCTGTTCCGAGAGGAGGAAGCTGAGCAGACCCTGGTTGACAA GCTCAACCTCCAGGTCACCATCTCCCTGACCCCAATGCTGCAGACCCTGTCCGTGGGGATGAAGTGCGCCCTCCCTGGTGAGCTCTTTGCTGAAGTGCCGACCCCTTGTGCCCTAACGCCGGACACCAATGAGGGGTACCTACTGAGCCGGTCTGTGAGCACCGCTTTCCTGGCACCTGACCCGCCCACGGACAACCGGGTGTACGAGGTCAAGGTGGACAGCAAGGCCATCACGGAGAGGAGCCTCTGGCTTCTCGTCCCCAAGAGATGCTGCTCCGAGCTTGGCTTCCAGCAGGGCACCTCCCGCAAGGTGGAGATCCAGTTCCAGATCGACCGGCTGCAGTTCCGGCTGTGGCACTATGCGGTGGACCAGCTGCTGGACGAGCGGCTGATCCTGCCCGACGTTGCAGCCTGTTccatccctcactcccccacactcctgctgaCCGGGAACAAAAAGCAGATGCAGGCCATCTCCTTCATCACTGGCCAGGCCACCAGCTCCAGGCAGGTCCCTCCTCTTCTGATCTATGGGCCTTTTGGCACAGGGAAGACCTTCACCTTGGCCATGGCCACCAGGGAAATCATCAAGCAGCCCAACACGCGAGTGCTGATCTGCACCCACACCAACAG TGCGGCTGACATCTACATCCGTGAGTACTTCCATGAGTATGTCACAAACGGGCACCCTGGTGCAGTCCCTCTGAGGATCAAATACACAGACCGTTCCATCAGCATGACCGACCCTGTCACTCAGCTGTACTGCTGCCTTTCTCCAAACCAGAGGACCTTCAGGCAACCCACTCAAGCAGAGATCGACAGGCACCGCGTTATCATCACCACATCCATGCTGTCCAAGAACCTGAGGGTGCCCCCTGGATACTTCACCCACATCTTGATAGATGAGGCGGCTCAGATGCTGGAATGCGAAGCTCTGATCCCGCTCTCATACGCTACTTACGAGACTCGAGTCGTCCTCGCTGGGGACCACATGCAAGTGACCCCTAAGTTGTTCTGCCTGGGAGGTGAGCAGTCTGCCGACCACACCCTGCTGAACCGCCTCTTCCAGTACTACCAGAAGGAGAAACATGAAGTAGCTCTGAAAAGCAGGATCATCTTCAACGAGAACTACCGCTCCACTGCGGGCATCATCGAGTTTGTCTCCAAGCATTTCTACGTCAGCAAAGGCAACACTATTCGTGCCAGCGGCAACATCCCGCCCCACCCTGAGCTCCACCCGCTCATGTTTTGCCACGTGCCGGGCTCCACCGAGCGGGATATGGCCATGACGTCCTGGTACAACGTCTCCGAGATCATGCAGGTGATCGAGAAAGTGCAAGAGATGCACCAGAAGTGGCCAGATGAATGGGGAGCCCGGGACCTGAAGAGAATCTGCGTGGTCTCCCATGGCATGCAG GTCAATGCAATAAGGCAGGAGCTGAGGAAGAAGTACCTGGGAGAGGTGGCCgtggaaaactttgaaaactTACCAG GGAGGGAGTTCCGGGTCATCATCATCAGCACAGTTCACACCAAGGAAAGCCTGCTTAGCTCTGCCTCCCCCAACATGGAGTTCTTCAACGAAGCGAGAGTGCTGAACACCATCATGACGAGGGCCCAGTCACAGGTCATTGTGGTGGGAGATGCTGTGGCCTTGTGCTCCTATGGCCAGTGCAGCAAGGTCTGGAAGCGCTTCCTCCAGGAGTGCATCGAGAAGGGCAGCGTGACTCCGGAAACGCTGACGCTGGAGCAGATTAAGCAGGCAGTGTCCGACAAGCAGAGCTGGATCCAGGGAagcactgagcagcagcagctgtgtgagGAGGAGGATGACAGCGACATGGATTCCTGGACCTCCGAGTTGGATAACGCAAATCCCGACGATCCCATTCTCCAGGAGCTCCTGGATGAGAGCAAGAACGTCCAGGTGACTGTTTCCGAAGAAGGGTTGCTGAACGTGAACTCCGAGGCCTCGGCCCACAAGAACGGCCGGCTGGAATATGTCAACTTCTCCTCTCACACAATGCAGGAGTATCTTCGCATGCACCCCAAAATGTACAAGAGGTGTGAGCTGGTCAAAGAGGGGTTTGACAAAGCATCTGCCTTCGCCTTCGATGAGTCACCTCCCCTCAACGTTCAGATCAAAGGCAGAGTTCGCTGTGGCATGGCTTTCACTGGCGACCAAGTGCTCGTGGAGCTGCTGCAGACCAGTGCCCCTGAGGGTGGCGCCCTCCGTCCCCAAGGGAGAGTGGTGGGCGTGCTGATGCGGGCCGAGCGAGAGCGGACTTTCGTCTGCACGATGGACGAGTTCGACCCCCGCGTGATGATCCCCATCGACCGCACCATCACCAAAATATTTGTCCCAGGGCTGAAAGAAAAACCCAATGTTGTCCCCATCCGCAAACTGATAAAGGGGAAGTACCAGGTGGTCAGCTGTGAGAAGATAAGCCAGGAGATGAAAAGAAGTCAGCTTTTCTGTGTCCAAATTATCTCCTGGCGGGAAGGTTTTTACTACCCTCTGGGCATAGTAACAGACATCCTGCCCATGGCTTTGACTCTGGAAGAAGGCTTGAAGATCCTTGATTTGGAGTACGGTCTGGCAAAAAAGTACCCAAGCGAGGTGACCAAGGAGCTGGCCAAAATTACGTCCAGCAAATCGAACCCTCCCAAGGAGAATCTGAGGGACTGCCGGGGCTACCTGACCTTCACTGTCGACCCCCCAGGCTCTAAAGATTTGGATGATGCCATAAGTGTCCGAGATGAGGGCAGTTGTTACGAGATTGGGATCCACATCGCAGACGTGGCTGGCTTTGTTCCCAAAGACAGTGCTTTGGATATGGAGGCGAAGAAACGAGGCACTACTTACTATGCCCCTGGTAAGGAGCCGCTCTGCATGTTCCCACCTCGGATCAGCCAAGACCTCTGCAGCCTCCTGCCACAAAAGAATCGCCACGTGATCTCCCTGTTTGTCACTGTAGAAAAGACGACAGACAGGATGATGAAACGGAACTTCGCTGTGTCCACAATCCGCTCGGACCGGCAGCTGTCCTACGAGGAGGCAGAAAGCATCATTAAGAACCACTACAGTGGGGAAGCGAAGGCCCTTCGCTTTGACACCCTTGAGGACTGTATAGCTGTGGCTTATCACTTCTCCAGAGTCCACCGACAGTTCAGGCTGCAGGAAGACTGTTACTATGACCGGCTGGATGAGGAAAGTACGCCAGGCAACAGGGGATCCCACCAGATGATAGAGGAGTTCATGATCATGTTCAACAGCTTTGTGGCCGAGTTTCTAACCAACAAAGACCACACCAAGAACGTCACTCCTCTTCGGTGTCAAATGGAGCCCAACCCTCAGCAAGTGGCTCAGATGAAGAACAAATACAGCCACATCATTCCTTTGTCCATCCACCTCTCGCACCACCTGGGAGCTCTGCCTgctggcccagcccctgctggaTGGGGTGAGTTCAGCCTCCTGACCCCACTGTGGGAGCACCTCGAGTCAGCTGTGGACGCTCGTGATGTCCACAAGATGCTTGACCTCATTGCTACCGATGACATTCACCCGAAGCTCGCCCCCATCGTCCTGGAGTTCAGGAGGCTGCTGAGCCGTTCCTATTTCAGTCGCTCCAACTCGACCGCTCAGTCTAAGGCGGGACATTACTCCTTGCACGTCGACTCTTACACCTGGGCCTCCTCCCCCATCCGCCGATACTTGGACATCGTGGTCCAGCGGCACCTTCATTCCGTGCTCTGCAAGAAGCCAGTACTGTACTCCTCGGAGGACATTGAATTTCTCTGCCATGACTTCAACAGAAAGAACTTGCGGGCAGTAACCTACGAAAAGAGGGCCCATTCCCTGCAGATGGCCACCCGGCTGAGGTGCCAAGTCCTGCAGAAGATCGCGTTCGTTGTGAGCGTTGAGGGAGTTGATAGGTTCTTTAAAGCCTTGTTCCCACTGAACACGGAGAGTCTTCCAGATCCCCAACTAATCAACTACCGGGCTCTGCAGTTAGTGGAACAGCCCTCGTTTAACCAAGAGCGGAACAGCATGAGGCTGACGTGGAGGCGGCGAATGTACTCCGTGGTGAGCTCAAAGGAGCACACCCCGCAGTCCTCACCACTTTGGGACCGCCACATCACCCTCTTCAGCGCTCAGGTGTGGCAAGACTTGCTGGCGGCCATCAGAAAGGAAGAGTTTGAGAGTGTGATTGCTCTGCTTTGGCGCGGCCAGGCCATGGGCCAGAGGCAGGTGGGGAGAATAGAGAGAAGCGACTGCTCGCACTATGTGGGGCTGTTTCTAGAGCTGAGCGCCGGGGATGCTGTGCAACTGCAGCTCACCACGGTGGTTCAGCGGGGATTTCTGGTGCCTTCTGTGCAGTTGTGGAGCGTGACTCCGGGTTTCGACGTCTGTTTAGAGCACACGGAAAAGCCCATCAACTGCTTCTCGAATTACGCCACGCAAGCGTCAAAGGACAAGTACAAGAATCCACTGGACTATAGCAGGGTGTGGAAGCCGCTCAATGCCATGGAATCTGCTTCGTGCGCTGTGGCAGAAAACGACTCCATTGTCCTGCAGGATGTCAAAATAACCTGGGACAAGCAAAGGAACAGCGAAGGGCAGCTGCAGGGGACTTTCTCCTTAACCAAAAGCTTCCTAGAGGAGTGTGCCATTGATGTAGACTTCAACCACTGTTACATGTGCATCCGGCTAGAAGGTCTGACGCTCAGTGGATGCCGTAATGACGAGGCATGTCTTAGCCACGGCCTCCAGAAACTCAGCTTGTCCAACGAGAGCACGGCAGGTGGCAGCTTCGTGGTTGATCCAGCTACATACACTTGGGTAGCCCATGGGCTGACCGAAGAATGTAGTGACAATGAGAAGCTGgacagaaatggtctgaagactCTGAATTTTTACATCCATTTTATGTCCATGGAGACAGTTCCTGCAGAGATCTCCCGGGACTCAGCCAGGTTTACAGTGGAAATCATTCCAAAGATGCTTCCGGATAT CCGGAAGGAGAATGCAATCTGGAAACTGAAACATGCCTCTTCGCTCGCCAAGAGCATAGCACTGGGCCAGGAGCCTCCTCAGACAG cagaGAAAAAATCCAAACTCCTGGCCCAAAAAACCTTTGATATCCCTGGGTGCCTGAGGAAGCTCAACCAAAGTCAAAACAAAGCAATCCTAGATGCTCTGAGAAAACCCTTCACTCTCATCCAGGGACCACCAG GCACGGGGAAGACGGTGGTTGGGGTCCATATTGTCTACTGGTTCAACAAGCTgaatgaggagaggctggagaAGGAACCATCTCTGGACGATGcggaaaaagcaggaaaatgcaTCTTGTACTGTGGCCCATCCAACAAGTCTGTTGACGTTGTTGCAG agATGCTGTTGAAGATGAAGGGGAACCTGAAGCCTCTGAGGGTTTATGGCGAGGCAATGGAGTCGATGGAATTCCCCTACCCTGGGAGCAGCCGGCACTTCTCCCGGAAAGCCCTGCGGGATGCAAAACCTAAGCCAGAGCTCAG tgaaatAATTTTGCATCACCGAATCCGGCAGCCACCCAATCCTCTTTGGCGAAAAATCCGTGACTTTGATACAAAAGTgaaaagagaagagcagataTCAGAAGAGGAGGTTAAGAA GTACAAAAGCCTGTTGTTAGAAGCCCGTGTGCAAGAGCTGCAATGCCACAATGTCATCCTGTGCACGTGCTCTGCGGCCTCTGCCGCCTGCCTTGTGGACAACCTGAACGTCAAGCAGATCCTCATTGATGAGTGCGCCATGTCCACCGAGCCAGAGACCCTCATACCCCTGGTCAGCTACATGAAGGCGGAAAAG GTTGTTTTGCTTGGGGACCATAAGCAGTTGCGGCCTGTAGTCCACAACGATTTCTGCAAGAGCCTTGGCATGGAGACATCCCTCTTTGAACGTTACCGGGACCAAGCCCAGATGCTGGACACGCAGTACCGCATG CAAAAGGACATCTGCAGGTTCCCATCCCAGGAATTTTACATGAGCAATCTGACGACCTGCCCTGAGCTTAAACGCCCTACCAGCGCATTCGAACACAGATACAAAAGCGGCTGTCCAATCATCTTCGGGCACatagaggggaaggagcagagtcTGATGGTCTCCACTGAGGAGGGAAACGAGAATTCCAGGGCTAACCTGGAAGAAGTGGAACAGGTG GTGAGGATAGCAAAGCAGCTGACCCTGGATGGCACCATCAAGCCAGTGAATGTTGCCATCCTGAGCCCGTACAACGCCCAGGTGTCGGAGGTCAACAAACGTCTCGCCCAGGAGGGTGTCCGTGGGATGACAGTTTGCACCATCATGAAAAGCCAAG GGAGTGAATGGAAGTATGTGATCCTGTCCACTGTACGCTCCTGCTCTCGATCAGATATTGATAGGAATCCCACCAAAAGCTGGCAGAAGAAGTATCTGGGATTTGTTATTGACCCAAACCAGGTCAATGTAGCCATCACTCGGGCTCAAGAGGGGCTCTGCATTATAG GAAACCGCTATCTCCTGGAATCCAACCCTTTGTGGAGGAGACTGCTGGAGCATTACAAACAGATGGAATGCAGCACTTCGGCTCACGACATTCGGGTCAGGAAGAAGTCAGCCCTTCGCTGA